One segment of Eschrichtius robustus isolate mEscRob2 chromosome 3, mEscRob2.pri, whole genome shotgun sequence DNA contains the following:
- the NCMAP gene encoding noncompact myelin-associated protein yields the protein MIFHLPSQQVEMTTATPLGSTTFFSLNMTTRGEDFLYKSSGAIVAAIVVVVIIIFTVVLILLKTYNRKMRTRRELEPKVPKPASPSALGPNSNSSQHPATVTFSPIDVHVETR from the exons atgatatttcatCTTCCTTCTCAGCAGGTCGAGATGACCACAGCTACCCCTTTGGGGAGTACCACCTTCTTCTCATTGAACATGACCACCAGAGGAGAAGACTTTCTGTACAAGA GTTCTGGAGCCATCGTTGCTGCCATTGTGGTGGTTGTCATCATCATCTTCACCGTGGTTCTGATCTTGCTGAAGACGTACAACAG GAAAATGAGGACAAGACGGGAGCTGGAGCCCAAGGTCCCCAAGCCAGCCTCCCCTTCTGCCCTGGGCCCAAACAGCAACAGCAGTCAACACCCTGCAACTGTGACCTTCAGCCCTATTGACGTCCATGTGGAGACTCGGTGA